The following are from one region of the Candidatus Baltobacteraceae bacterium genome:
- a CDS encoding DUF4265 domain-containing protein: MVEQRAARHDQQRVVFPFDEGAEILWCDKLLSDKYRVDNIPLFAYGVSVGDVISTKRVDGDDRPYFNSLIERSGNKTCRVTVGEGMSGIADVLERLSELAKLASGIERYGRDYVAFNFPPSCDLDYIEARLNDGEDKGYWDWELSSALPSSHDADIGSGGTDTEKD; the protein is encoded by the coding sequence AAAGGGTAGTCTTTCCCTTTGACGAAGGCGCCGAAATACTGTGGTGCGACAAGCTTTTATCTGACAAATACCGCGTCGACAACATCCCCCTCTTCGCCTATGGTGTTAGCGTCGGAGATGTCATCTCAACCAAGCGCGTGGACGGCGATGATAGGCCTTACTTCAACTCCCTCATAGAGCGATCCGGCAATAAGACGTGCCGTGTGACGGTGGGTGAGGGCATGTCCGGAATCGCGGACGTTCTCGAGCGACTTTCTGAGTTGGCTAAGCTCGCATCTGGAATCGAGCGTTACGGTAGGGATTACGTTGCCTTTAATTTTCCCCCCAGTTGTGATCTGGACTATATCGAGGCGCGGCTTAACGACGGTGAGGATAAGGGCTACTGGGACTGGGAGTTGAGCTCCGCGTTGCCGTCTAGTCATGATGCCGACATCGGCTCTGGGGGCACGGACACAGAAAAGGACTGA